In Dioscorea cayenensis subsp. rotundata cultivar TDr96_F1 chromosome 11, TDr96_F1_v2_PseudoChromosome.rev07_lg8_w22 25.fasta, whole genome shotgun sequence, a single genomic region encodes these proteins:
- the LOC120272625 gene encoding 50S ribosomal protein L9, chloroplastic-like — MATASSPSLSWSSSSRSWPTFHDRSSMPMIVAQKKAKKTRKIILKEDVSELGKKGQLLEVKAGFFRNYLFPLGKAQLVTPLLLKEMRVEEERIEAEKKRVREEAEQLALLFQTVGAFKVKRKGGKGKLIFGTVTAQDLVDIIKAQLQRDVDKRIISLPEIRETGEYIAELKLHPEVTAQVRLNVYAN, encoded by the exons ATGGCAACAGCTTCTTCGCCCTCACTCTCATGGAGCTCCTCCTCCCGTTCATGGCCGACCTTCCACGATCGGTCATCCATGCCGATGATTGTTGCCCAGAAGAAGGCCAAGAAGACCCGCAAG ATTATACTGAAAGAGGACGTCTCCGAGCTTGGGAAGAAGGGGCAGCTTCTTGAGGTGAAGGCTGGCTTCTTCCGCAACTATCTCTTCCCACTTGGCAAGGCCCAACTCGTCACCCCCCTTCTCCTCAA GGAAATGAGGGTTGAAGAGGAGAGAATTGAGGCTGAGAAAAAGAGG GTGAGAGAAGAGGCTGAGCAGCTTGCTTTGCTTTTCCAAACTGTTGGAGCATTCAAGGTGAAACGCAAAGGTGGAAAAGGAAAACTAATCTTCGGAAC TGTTACTGCACAAGATCTTGTTGATATAATCAAGGCACAATTGCAAAG gGATGTCGATAAGAGAATTATTTCACTCCCAGAGATTCGTGAAACAGGAGAATATATAGCAGAGCTTAAGCTTCACCCTGAAGTCACTGCCCAAGTGAGACTCAATGTATATGCTAACTAG
- the LOC120271879 gene encoding probable aquaporin TIP1-1, whose translation MPISRIAIGSTAEATHPSALKAALAEFICTFIFVFAGQGSGMAFSKLTGGGAATPAGLISAAIAHAFGLFVAVSVGANISGGHVNPAVTFGAFIGGNITLVRGLLYWIAQLLGSTLACLLLIFSTGGLATGSFGLSGINAIEALVLEIVMTFGLVYTVYATAIDPKKGSLGTIAPIAIGFIVGANILVGGAFDGASMNPAVSFGPALVSWAWDDHWVYWAGPLIGGGLAGLVYELFFISHTHEQLSTTEY comes from the exons ATGCCGATCTCGAGGATCGCGATTGGATCAACGGCGGAGGCAACGCACCCGAGTGCGTTGAAAGCGGCTCTGGCTGAGTTCATTTGCACTTTTATCTTTGTGTTCGCTGGCCAAGGCTCTGGCATGGCATTCA gCAAGCTGACCGGAGGGGGAGCAGCGACGCCAGCGGGGCTGATATCCGCCGCGATAGCCCACGCATTCGGGCTCTTCGTCGCCGTCTCCGTCGGCGCGAACATCTCCGGCGGCCACGTCAACCCAGCGGTGACCTTCGGCGCTTTCATCGGCGGTAACATCACCCTCGTCCGTGGGCTTCTCTACTGGATCGCCCAACTCCTCGGCTCCACCCTCGCTTGTCTTCTCCTCATCTTCTCCACCGGCGGTCTCGCCACCGGATCCTTTGGTCTCTCCGGCATCAACGCCATCGAAGCCCTAGTTCTTGAGATCGTGATGACCTTCGGCCTCGTGTACACCGTCTACGCCACCGCCATCGATCCGAAGAAGGGGAGTTTGGGAACAATCGCGCCGATCGCGATCGGATTCATCGTCGGAGCGAATATTCTCGTCGGAGGAGCGTTTGACGGCGCGTCGATGAATCCGGCGGTATCTTTTGGGCCGGCATTGGTTAGCTGGGCTTGGGATGATCACTGGGTTTATTGGGCTGGGCCGTTGATTGGTGGTGGACTTGCTGGGCTTGTTTATGAGTTGTTCTTCATTTCTCACACTCATGAGCAGCTATCCACCACTGAATACTGA
- the LOC120272623 gene encoding 4-coumarate--CoA ligase-like 5 gives MAGNESELFPQLDHDKRSGFCRQTGTYHSLHRLPLDPNPSEVSNVAAFVLSNLLDVAGEKPAFIDAATGYVLTYYHLRRSVLSLATALRSLGLRPGNTVLLLSPNSIIYPVVTLGILVTGAAVSPANPVNTPAEIEKQALDSGAVLAISAPDLAHKLASLSIPILLTTRSPSDESALSAEELIEGADPEEVTSPSTASDVAVLLYSSGTTGASKGVKLTHANLIATLKLLKWTVDVSSARDDVYLGFLPMFHVYGLAFFALGLPSVGTTTVVMSRFELQAMMEAVERFKISNIPAVPPVLVAMLKNDGEIKLDLSNLRRIITGAAALAPATGREFRRRFPWVELRQGYGLTESSGAATYFAASEEAKKREEAVGRLLPWFEARVVDVASGKTVGPGEEGELWLKGPTVMAGYLGNDVATSETLDRDGWLRTGDLVFIDEDGFVYIVDRIKELIKHNGYQVAPAELEAVLVRHPDILDAAVVPMEDEESGQIPVAFVVKLAGSELTSEDVIQFVAGQVAPYKKIRRVGFINAIPRSMAGKILRKQLVALIKQAPHSKL, from the exons ATGGCAGGTAACGAATCTGAACTTTTCCCCCAACTGGACCACGATAAGCGCAGTGGCTTCTGCAGGCAAACCGGAACGTACCACTCTCTCCACCGACTTCCCCTCGATCCAAACCCTAGTGAGGTCTCCAATGTCGCCGCTTTCGTCCTATCCAACCTTCTCGACGTCGCCGGCGAGAAGCCGGCGTTCATCGACGCCGCCACCGGCTATGTTCTCACCTACTACCATCTTCGCCGCTCCGTCCTTTCCCTCGCCACCGCGCTCCGATCCCTCGGTCTCCGTCCCGGAAACACTGTCCTCCTCCTCTCTCCCAACTCCATTATCTATCCGGTGGTGACCCTTGGCATTCTCGTCACAGGTGCCGCCGTCTCCCCCGCGAACCCTGTCAACACCCCCGCCGAGATCGAGAAGCAAGCCCTCGATTCCGGCGCCGTGCTCGCCATCTCCGCCCCCGATCTCGCCCACAAGCTCGCCTCCCTCTCGATCCCCATCCTCCTCACCACCCGATCACCGTCCGACGAGTCGGCACTCTCCGCGGAGGAGCTGATCGAGGGCGCCGATCCGGAGGAGGTAACCTCGCCGTCGACGGCGTCCGATGTGGCGGTGCTGCTCTACTCTTCGGGTACGACAGGGGCAAGCAAGGGAGTGAAGCTAACGCACGCGAATCTCATCGCGACGCTTAAACTGCTGAAATGGACGGTGGATGTGAGCTCGGCGAGAGACGATGTTTATCTAGGGTTCCTCCCAATGTTCCACGTGTACGGCCTGGCTTTCTTCGCGCTAGGGTTACCGAGCGTGGGGACGACGACGGTGGTGATGAGCCGATTCGAGCTCCAGGCAATGATGGAGGCGGTGGAGCGGTTCAAGATCAGCAACATTCCCGCAGTGCCGCCGGTGCTGGTTGCGATGTTGAAGAACGATGGTGAGATCAAGCTCGATCTATCAAACTTGCGGAGGATAATCACCGGGGCGGCCGCGCTGGCGCCAGCGACGGGAAGAGAGTTTAGGAGGAGGTTCCCGTGGGTGGAGTTGAGGCAGGGGTACGGGTTGACGGAGAGCAGCGGCGCGGCGACGTACTTCGCGGCGTCGGAGGAGGCGAAGAAGAGGGAGGAGGCGGTGGGGAGGCTGTTGCCGTGGTTTGAAGCTAGGGTTGTTGACGTGGCGAGCGGGAAGACTGTGGGCCCCGGCGAAGAGGGGGAACTATGGCTCAAGGGCCCCACAGTGATGGCTGGGTATCTAGGGAATGACGTGGCAACCTCTGAGACGTTGGATAGAGATGGATGGTTGAGGACCGGAGATCTCGTGTTCATCGATGAAGATGGGTTCGTCTACATTGTTGATCGGATTAAGGAGCTCATTAAGCATAATGGTTACCAG gTGGCTCCTGCGGAGTTGGAAGCTGTGCTTGTGAGACATCCGGATATACTTGATGCTGCAGTGGTTCC aatggAGGATGAGGAATCTGGACAGATACCAGTGGCTTTTGTGGTGAAATTAGCTGGAAGTGAACTTACAAGTGAGGATGTGATTCAATTTGTGGCTGGTCAG GTGGCTCCATACAAAAAGATAAGAAGGGTTGGATTCATCAATGCCATACCACGTTCCATGGCCGGCAAAATTCTCAGAAAGCAGTTGGTTGCTCTTATCAAACAAGCACCTCACTCCAAGCTTTAg